The Polaribacter tangerinus genome has a segment encoding these proteins:
- a CDS encoding GNAT family N-acetyltransferase, whose amino-acid sequence MLLSTNKTILRALEPEDLEFLFEIENNELFWEISHTQTPFSKYILKQYIENAHLDIYETKQLRLLIEEKKSKNSIGMIDLFDFDPQHKRAGIGILIHPEYQNKGFASDALSMIINYCFKHLNLHQLYANITIDNDKSFSLFNKFKFEKIGVKKDWILSNGKYKDELLVQRIQSK is encoded by the coding sequence ATGCTGTTATCAACTAATAAAACAATCCTTAGGGCTTTAGAGCCAGAAGATTTAGAGTTTTTGTTTGAAATTGAAAACAACGAATTGTTTTGGGAAATTAGCCATACTCAAACACCTTTTTCTAAATACATATTAAAGCAATACATAGAAAATGCACATTTAGATATTTATGAAACCAAACAACTACGATTATTAATTGAAGAGAAAAAGTCGAAAAATAGCATTGGAATGATCGATTTATTTGATTTTGATCCACAACATAAAAGGGCCGGTATTGGTATTTTAATTCACCCAGAATATCAAAATAAAGGTTTTGCCTCAGATGCGTTAAGCATGATTATAAATTATTGTTTTAAACACTTAAATTTGCATCAGTTATATGCAAATATTACCATTGATAATGATAAAAGCTTTTCTTTATTTAATAAGTTTAAATTTGAAAAAATAGGAGTAAAAAAAGACTGGATTTTATCTAATGGAAAATATAAAGACGAATTAC